From the genome of Amycolatopsis sp. NBC_01488, one region includes:
- a CDS encoding DUF445 domain-containing protein, with product MGAFLSGIVADFAQHWPLYVSIPIVAALIGYGTKLVAIRMMFQPVEFLGVKPFFGWQGIVPKRAARMASIACDTMTEQLIEPAEVVARLDASRIAQEIEKPLLAGVEDIVREVAGHYQPGLWESLPVRVQQLVIERVQHESPRMVAAVLDLIKSDVDSVFDLKGMVVTSLVKDKRLLNRIFQEAGAKEFKFIARSGLVFGGAIGVIQMVAWILFKFPLIMPLFGLFTGWFTDWLALRMIFYPIEPRRYFGVQWQGLFLKRRAEVAEAYGSLIAKEIITPHNVIEAILHGPLSDRVLALIQRQLDLELGRRVSVAKPLLVFAVGSRKYQDMKLAIAEQIMNRLPETMRYIEDYATDAMDIRNVLVSKMKQLSPHEFERLLRPAFEQDEWILIATGAVLGFAVGEGQVLLLEHLAA from the coding sequence ATGGGGGCCTTCCTCAGCGGCATCGTCGCCGACTTCGCGCAGCACTGGCCCCTTTACGTCTCGATCCCGATCGTCGCCGCGCTGATCGGCTACGGGACCAAGCTCGTCGCGATCCGGATGATGTTCCAGCCGGTGGAGTTCCTCGGCGTCAAGCCGTTCTTCGGCTGGCAGGGCATCGTGCCCAAGCGCGCGGCCCGGATGGCGAGCATCGCCTGCGACACGATGACCGAGCAGCTGATCGAGCCGGCCGAGGTCGTCGCCAGGCTCGACGCTTCCCGGATCGCCCAGGAAATCGAGAAACCGCTGCTCGCGGGCGTCGAGGACATCGTCCGCGAGGTGGCCGGGCACTACCAGCCGGGCCTGTGGGAGTCGCTGCCGGTGCGGGTGCAGCAGCTGGTCATCGAGCGCGTCCAGCACGAGTCGCCGCGGATGGTCGCGGCCGTGCTCGACCTGATCAAGTCCGATGTGGACAGTGTGTTCGACCTCAAGGGCATGGTGGTCACCAGCCTGGTCAAGGACAAGCGGCTGCTGAACCGCATCTTCCAGGAGGCGGGTGCCAAGGAGTTCAAGTTCATCGCGCGGTCGGGTCTCGTGTTCGGCGGGGCGATCGGCGTGATCCAGATGGTGGCCTGGATCCTGTTCAAGTTCCCGCTCATCATGCCGCTGTTCGGTCTGTTCACGGGCTGGTTCACCGACTGGCTGGCGCTGCGGATGATCTTCTACCCGATCGAGCCGCGACGTTATTTCGGCGTGCAGTGGCAGGGTCTGTTCCTCAAGCGCCGCGCGGAGGTCGCGGAGGCGTACGGGTCGTTGATCGCCAAGGAGATCATCACCCCGCACAACGTCATCGAGGCGATCCTGCACGGACCGCTGTCCGACCGCGTGCTGGCGCTGATCCAGCGTCAGCTCGACCTCGAGCTGGGCCGCCGGGTCAGCGTCGCGAAGCCGTTGCTGGTGTTCGCGGTGGGCAGCCGGAAGTACCAGGACATGAAGCTGGCGATCGCCGAGCAGATCATGAACCGCCTCCCGGAGACGATGCGCTACATCGAGGACTACGCGACCGACGCGATGGACATCCGCAACGTGCTGGTGTCCAAGATGAAGCAGCTGTCCCCGCACGAGTTCGAGCGCCTGCTGCGCCCGGCTTTCGAGCAGGACGAATGGATCCTGATCGCGACGGGCGCGGTGCTGGGCTTCGCGGTCGGTGAAGGACAGGTCCTGTTGCTGGAGCACCTGGCTGCCTGA